One genomic segment of Equus przewalskii isolate Varuska chromosome 13, EquPr2, whole genome shotgun sequence includes these proteins:
- the FAXDC2 gene encoding fatty acid hydroxylase domain-containing protein 2 → MKGKAGSMLHEKQKQEGHIWGSMRRTAFILGSGLLLLVAFWNSVTWHLQRFWGASGYFWQAQWERLLSTFEGKEWILYIIGATQVPSLLFWSFNGLLLVVDTTGKPNFISRYRIQVGKNEPVDPVKLHQSIRTVLFNQHFITCPVLVVLYPILRLWGDPCRRELPTFHWFLLELAFFTLTEEVMFYYSHRLLHHPTFYKKIHKKHHEWTAPIGVISLYAHPIEHVASNMLPAMVGPIIMGSHLSSITVWHSLALITTTISHCGYHLPFLPSPEFHDYHHLKFNQCYGVLGVLDHLHGTDTVFKQTKAYERHILLLGFTPLSESIPDPPKKTE, encoded by the exons ATGAAGGGAAAAGCTGGAAGTATGCTACATGAGAAGCAAAAGCAG GAGGGACACATCTGGGGCTCCATGAGGAGGACAGCTTTCATCCTGGGCTCTGGCCTTCTCTTGCTTGTGGCCTTCTGGAATTCAGTCACATG GCATCTTCAGAGATTTTGGGGTGCTTCTGGCTACTTTTGGCAAGCCCAGTGGGAGAGGCTGCTGTCTACATTTGAAGGAAAGGAGTGGATCCTCTACATTATAG GTGCCACCCAAGTGCCCAGTCTGCTTTTCTGGAGTTTCAATGGGCTTCTATTGGTGGTTGACACAACTGGAAAACCGAACTTCATCTCCCGCTACCGAATTCAGGTCGGCAAGAATGAACCA GTGGACCCCGTGAAACTACACCAGTCAATCCGCACAGTTCTCTTCAACCAGCACTTTATCACTTGCCCTGTGCTGGTCGTCCTCTATCCCATCCTCAGATTGTGGGGAGACCCCTGCCGCCGAGAGCTACCCACCTTCCACTGGTTCCTCCTGGAGCTGGCATTCTTCACTCTGACTGAGGAAGTCATGTTCTACTACTCACACCG TCTCCTTCACCACCCAACATTCTACAAGAAAATCCACAAGAAGCACCATGAGTGGACAGCTCCCATTGGCGTGATTTCTCTCTATGCCCACCCTATTGAGCATGTG gcctccaACATGCTGCCAGCGATGGTGGGTCCCATAATAATGGGCTCCCACTTGTCTTCCATCACCGTGTGGCATTCCTTGGccctcatcaccaccaccatctctcactGTGGCTACCACCTACCTTTCCTGCCTTCGCCTGAATTCCATGACTATCACCATCTTAA gTTCAACCAGTGCTACGGCGTGCTGGGGGTGCTGGACCACCTCCACGGGACTGACACCGTGTTTAAGCAGACCAAGGCCTACGAGAGACATATCCTCCTACTGGGCTTCACTCCACTGTCTGAGAGCATCCCTGATCCCCCGAAGAAGACAGAGTGA